A single Maniola hyperantus chromosome 11, iAphHyp1.2, whole genome shotgun sequence DNA region contains:
- the LOC117986595 gene encoding death-associated inhibitor of apoptosis 1-like isoform X2 encodes MNLCKVLLSLLNCDGDSVASTSTAQCSHNSEGMQNETSSEEQDDEAAEPGPSRVNKVPANNASPMAAEMLAHLLKTRPPLGQLMLVAPGCDSNPGSPSTSPTAVSPSSSADKIDNRDPFVLYPDAPDMRREEERLKTFDKWPVTFLSPQLLASNGFYYLGRGDEVRCAFCKVEIMKWVEGDDPSKDHQRWAPQCTFLRRQASSGNVPMGSSPTSAGRDECGVRAPVTPNPIRMPGPVHPRYASEAARLRSFSDWPRSLRQKPEELAEAGFFYTGQGDKTKCFYCDGGLKDWENDDVPWEQHARWFHRCAYVQLVKGKEYIQKVISEANVIPAPAEERETRAPPSTSVEKPSEKEASPVEDSKLCKICYNEERNVCFVPCGHVVACAKCALSTDKCPMCRRTFTNAVRLYYS; translated from the exons GGATGCAAAATGAAACGTCTTCAGAGGAACAGGATGATGAAGCAGCTGAACCTGGACCGTCCCGGGTAAATAAAG TGCCTGCGAATAATGCGTCGCCGATGGCCGCCGAGATGCTGGCTCACTTGCTCAAGACGCGTCCGCCTCTCGGCCAGCTGATGCTGGTGGCGCCGGGCTGCGACTCCAACCCGGGGAGCCCGTCGACCTCGCCCACCGCAGTCTCGCCCTCCTCCTCCGCTGATAAAATTGACAACCGCGACCCTTTCGTCCTCTATCCGGACGCACCTGACATGCGCCGCGAAGAGGAGCGGCTCAAGACTTTCGACAAGTGGCCCGTAACCTTTCTATCGCCTCAGCTTCTCGCGAGTAACGGATTTTATTATCTTGGCCGCGGAGACGAAGTGCGATGCGCTTTCTGTAAAGTAGAAATTATGAAATGGGTGGAAGGCGACGACCCTTCCAAAGATCACCAGCGCTGGGCTCCGCAGTGTACGTTCCTGCGACGCCAGGCTAGCTCCGGCAACGTGCCCATGGGGTCCTCTCCCACCTCCGCCGGCCGCGACGAGTGCGGAGTCCGAGCGCCCGTTACGCCCAACCCCATTCGTATGCCGGGGCCAGTTCACCCTCGTTACGCTTCCGAAGCTGCCAGACTCCGAAGTTTTAGTGATTGGCCGCGGAGTTTGCGCCAGAAACCAGAAGAACTCGCCGAAGCGGGCTTCTTCTATACTGGCCAAGGCGATAAAACGAAGTGTTTTTATTGCGATGGTGGTCTAAAAGACTGGGAAAACGACGACGTCCCATGGGAGCAACACGCCCGCTGGTTCCATCGTTGCGCTTACGTTCAGCTGGTCAAGGGTAAAGAGTACATTCAGAAAGTCATTTCGGAGGCGAACGTCATCCCCGCCCCTGCGGAAGAAAGGGAAACGAGAGCTCCGCCGTCGACCTCCGTGGAGAAGCCTAGCGAGAAGGAGGCGAGCCCCGTGGAAGACTCGAAGCTGTGCAAGATCTGCTACAACGAGGAGCGAAACGTCTGCTTTGTGCCGTGCGGCCACGTGGTTGCCTGTGCCAAGTGCGCCCTGTCCACGGACAAATGCCCAATGTGCCGAAGGACGTTCACGAATGCAGTGCGTCTCTATTACTCGTGA
- the LOC117986595 gene encoding death-associated inhibitor of apoptosis 1-like isoform X5: MDSIRVPANNASPMAAEMLAHLLKTRPPLGQLMLVAPGCDSNPGSPSTSPTAVSPSSSADKIDNRDPFVLYPDAPDMRREEERLKTFDKWPVTFLSPQLLASNGFYYLGRGDEVRCAFCKVEIMKWVEGDDPSKDHQRWAPQCTFLRRQASSGNVPMGSSPTSAGRDECGVRAPVTPNPIRMPGPVHPRYASEAARLRSFSDWPRSLRQKPEELAEAGFFYTGQGDKTKCFYCDGGLKDWENDDVPWEQHARWFHRCAYVQLVKGKEYIQKVISEANVIPAPAEERETRAPPSTSVEKPSEKEASPVEDSKLCKICYNEERNVCFVPCGHVVACAKCALSTDKCPMCRRTFTNAVRLYYS; the protein is encoded by the exons ATGGATTCAATAAGag TGCCTGCGAATAATGCGTCGCCGATGGCCGCCGAGATGCTGGCTCACTTGCTCAAGACGCGTCCGCCTCTCGGCCAGCTGATGCTGGTGGCGCCGGGCTGCGACTCCAACCCGGGGAGCCCGTCGACCTCGCCCACCGCAGTCTCGCCCTCCTCCTCCGCTGATAAAATTGACAACCGCGACCCTTTCGTCCTCTATCCGGACGCACCTGACATGCGCCGCGAAGAGGAGCGGCTCAAGACTTTCGACAAGTGGCCCGTAACCTTTCTATCGCCTCAGCTTCTCGCGAGTAACGGATTTTATTATCTTGGCCGCGGAGACGAAGTGCGATGCGCTTTCTGTAAAGTAGAAATTATGAAATGGGTGGAAGGCGACGACCCTTCCAAAGATCACCAGCGCTGGGCTCCGCAGTGTACGTTCCTGCGACGCCAGGCTAGCTCCGGCAACGTGCCCATGGGGTCCTCTCCCACCTCCGCCGGCCGCGACGAGTGCGGAGTCCGAGCGCCCGTTACGCCCAACCCCATTCGTATGCCGGGGCCAGTTCACCCTCGTTACGCTTCCGAAGCTGCCAGACTCCGAAGTTTTAGTGATTGGCCGCGGAGTTTGCGCCAGAAACCAGAAGAACTCGCCGAAGCGGGCTTCTTCTATACTGGCCAAGGCGATAAAACGAAGTGTTTTTATTGCGATGGTGGTCTAAAAGACTGGGAAAACGACGACGTCCCATGGGAGCAACACGCCCGCTGGTTCCATCGTTGCGCTTACGTTCAGCTGGTCAAGGGTAAAGAGTACATTCAGAAAGTCATTTCGGAGGCGAACGTCATCCCCGCCCCTGCGGAAGAAAGGGAAACGAGAGCTCCGCCGTCGACCTCCGTGGAGAAGCCTAGCGAGAAGGAGGCGAGCCCCGTGGAAGACTCGAAGCTGTGCAAGATCTGCTACAACGAGGAGCGAAACGTCTGCTTTGTGCCGTGCGGCCACGTGGTTGCCTGTGCCAAGTGCGCCCTGTCCACGGACAAATGCCCAATGTGCCGAAGGACGTTCACGAATGCAGTGCGTCTCTATTACTCGTGA
- the LOC117986595 gene encoding baculoviral IAP repeat-containing protein 7-B-like isoform X1 — protein sequence MLIFTLYFGRILVSLCIWLIWPTNLAKNWWYASGMQNETSSEEQDDEAAEPGPSRVNKVPANNASPMAAEMLAHLLKTRPPLGQLMLVAPGCDSNPGSPSTSPTAVSPSSSADKIDNRDPFVLYPDAPDMRREEERLKTFDKWPVTFLSPQLLASNGFYYLGRGDEVRCAFCKVEIMKWVEGDDPSKDHQRWAPQCTFLRRQASSGNVPMGSSPTSAGRDECGVRAPVTPNPIRMPGPVHPRYASEAARLRSFSDWPRSLRQKPEELAEAGFFYTGQGDKTKCFYCDGGLKDWENDDVPWEQHARWFHRCAYVQLVKGKEYIQKVISEANVIPAPAEERETRAPPSTSVEKPSEKEASPVEDSKLCKICYNEERNVCFVPCGHVVACAKCALSTDKCPMCRRTFTNAVRLYYS from the exons ATGCTTATATTTACGTTGTATTTCGGACGTATTTTGGTGTCGTTGTGTATCTGGCTTATCTGGCCCACGAATCTGGCCAAGAACTGGTGGTACGcaagtg GGATGCAAAATGAAACGTCTTCAGAGGAACAGGATGATGAAGCAGCTGAACCTGGACCGTCCCGGGTAAATAAAG TGCCTGCGAATAATGCGTCGCCGATGGCCGCCGAGATGCTGGCTCACTTGCTCAAGACGCGTCCGCCTCTCGGCCAGCTGATGCTGGTGGCGCCGGGCTGCGACTCCAACCCGGGGAGCCCGTCGACCTCGCCCACCGCAGTCTCGCCCTCCTCCTCCGCTGATAAAATTGACAACCGCGACCCTTTCGTCCTCTATCCGGACGCACCTGACATGCGCCGCGAAGAGGAGCGGCTCAAGACTTTCGACAAGTGGCCCGTAACCTTTCTATCGCCTCAGCTTCTCGCGAGTAACGGATTTTATTATCTTGGCCGCGGAGACGAAGTGCGATGCGCTTTCTGTAAAGTAGAAATTATGAAATGGGTGGAAGGCGACGACCCTTCCAAAGATCACCAGCGCTGGGCTCCGCAGTGTACGTTCCTGCGACGCCAGGCTAGCTCCGGCAACGTGCCCATGGGGTCCTCTCCCACCTCCGCCGGCCGCGACGAGTGCGGAGTCCGAGCGCCCGTTACGCCCAACCCCATTCGTATGCCGGGGCCAGTTCACCCTCGTTACGCTTCCGAAGCTGCCAGACTCCGAAGTTTTAGTGATTGGCCGCGGAGTTTGCGCCAGAAACCAGAAGAACTCGCCGAAGCGGGCTTCTTCTATACTGGCCAAGGCGATAAAACGAAGTGTTTTTATTGCGATGGTGGTCTAAAAGACTGGGAAAACGACGACGTCCCATGGGAGCAACACGCCCGCTGGTTCCATCGTTGCGCTTACGTTCAGCTGGTCAAGGGTAAAGAGTACATTCAGAAAGTCATTTCGGAGGCGAACGTCATCCCCGCCCCTGCGGAAGAAAGGGAAACGAGAGCTCCGCCGTCGACCTCCGTGGAGAAGCCTAGCGAGAAGGAGGCGAGCCCCGTGGAAGACTCGAAGCTGTGCAAGATCTGCTACAACGAGGAGCGAAACGTCTGCTTTGTGCCGTGCGGCCACGTGGTTGCCTGTGCCAAGTGCGCCCTGTCCACGGACAAATGCCCAATGTGCCGAAGGACGTTCACGAATGCAGTGCGTCTCTATTACTCGTGA
- the LOC117986595 gene encoding death-associated inhibitor of apoptosis 1-like isoform X3, whose product MQNETSSEEQDDEAAEPGPSRVNKVPANNASPMAAEMLAHLLKTRPPLGQLMLVAPGCDSNPGSPSTSPTAVSPSSSADKIDNRDPFVLYPDAPDMRREEERLKTFDKWPVTFLSPQLLASNGFYYLGRGDEVRCAFCKVEIMKWVEGDDPSKDHQRWAPQCTFLRRQASSGNVPMGSSPTSAGRDECGVRAPVTPNPIRMPGPVHPRYASEAARLRSFSDWPRSLRQKPEELAEAGFFYTGQGDKTKCFYCDGGLKDWENDDVPWEQHARWFHRCAYVQLVKGKEYIQKVISEANVIPAPAEERETRAPPSTSVEKPSEKEASPVEDSKLCKICYNEERNVCFVPCGHVVACAKCALSTDKCPMCRRTFTNAVRLYYS is encoded by the exons ATGCAAAATGAAACGTCTTCAGAGGAACAGGATGATGAAGCAGCTGAACCTGGACCGTCCCGGGTAAATAAAG TGCCTGCGAATAATGCGTCGCCGATGGCCGCCGAGATGCTGGCTCACTTGCTCAAGACGCGTCCGCCTCTCGGCCAGCTGATGCTGGTGGCGCCGGGCTGCGACTCCAACCCGGGGAGCCCGTCGACCTCGCCCACCGCAGTCTCGCCCTCCTCCTCCGCTGATAAAATTGACAACCGCGACCCTTTCGTCCTCTATCCGGACGCACCTGACATGCGCCGCGAAGAGGAGCGGCTCAAGACTTTCGACAAGTGGCCCGTAACCTTTCTATCGCCTCAGCTTCTCGCGAGTAACGGATTTTATTATCTTGGCCGCGGAGACGAAGTGCGATGCGCTTTCTGTAAAGTAGAAATTATGAAATGGGTGGAAGGCGACGACCCTTCCAAAGATCACCAGCGCTGGGCTCCGCAGTGTACGTTCCTGCGACGCCAGGCTAGCTCCGGCAACGTGCCCATGGGGTCCTCTCCCACCTCCGCCGGCCGCGACGAGTGCGGAGTCCGAGCGCCCGTTACGCCCAACCCCATTCGTATGCCGGGGCCAGTTCACCCTCGTTACGCTTCCGAAGCTGCCAGACTCCGAAGTTTTAGTGATTGGCCGCGGAGTTTGCGCCAGAAACCAGAAGAACTCGCCGAAGCGGGCTTCTTCTATACTGGCCAAGGCGATAAAACGAAGTGTTTTTATTGCGATGGTGGTCTAAAAGACTGGGAAAACGACGACGTCCCATGGGAGCAACACGCCCGCTGGTTCCATCGTTGCGCTTACGTTCAGCTGGTCAAGGGTAAAGAGTACATTCAGAAAGTCATTTCGGAGGCGAACGTCATCCCCGCCCCTGCGGAAGAAAGGGAAACGAGAGCTCCGCCGTCGACCTCCGTGGAGAAGCCTAGCGAGAAGGAGGCGAGCCCCGTGGAAGACTCGAAGCTGTGCAAGATCTGCTACAACGAGGAGCGAAACGTCTGCTTTGTGCCGTGCGGCCACGTGGTTGCCTGTGCCAAGTGCGCCCTGTCCACGGACAAATGCCCAATGTGCCGAAGGACGTTCACGAATGCAGTGCGTCTCTATTACTCGTGA
- the LOC117986595 gene encoding death-associated inhibitor of apoptosis 1-like isoform X4: MPILVDRKLRNVPANNASPMAAEMLAHLLKTRPPLGQLMLVAPGCDSNPGSPSTSPTAVSPSSSADKIDNRDPFVLYPDAPDMRREEERLKTFDKWPVTFLSPQLLASNGFYYLGRGDEVRCAFCKVEIMKWVEGDDPSKDHQRWAPQCTFLRRQASSGNVPMGSSPTSAGRDECGVRAPVTPNPIRMPGPVHPRYASEAARLRSFSDWPRSLRQKPEELAEAGFFYTGQGDKTKCFYCDGGLKDWENDDVPWEQHARWFHRCAYVQLVKGKEYIQKVISEANVIPAPAEERETRAPPSTSVEKPSEKEASPVEDSKLCKICYNEERNVCFVPCGHVVACAKCALSTDKCPMCRRTFTNAVRLYYS, from the exons ATGCCGATACTAGTCGATCGCAAGCTTAGGAATG TGCCTGCGAATAATGCGTCGCCGATGGCCGCCGAGATGCTGGCTCACTTGCTCAAGACGCGTCCGCCTCTCGGCCAGCTGATGCTGGTGGCGCCGGGCTGCGACTCCAACCCGGGGAGCCCGTCGACCTCGCCCACCGCAGTCTCGCCCTCCTCCTCCGCTGATAAAATTGACAACCGCGACCCTTTCGTCCTCTATCCGGACGCACCTGACATGCGCCGCGAAGAGGAGCGGCTCAAGACTTTCGACAAGTGGCCCGTAACCTTTCTATCGCCTCAGCTTCTCGCGAGTAACGGATTTTATTATCTTGGCCGCGGAGACGAAGTGCGATGCGCTTTCTGTAAAGTAGAAATTATGAAATGGGTGGAAGGCGACGACCCTTCCAAAGATCACCAGCGCTGGGCTCCGCAGTGTACGTTCCTGCGACGCCAGGCTAGCTCCGGCAACGTGCCCATGGGGTCCTCTCCCACCTCCGCCGGCCGCGACGAGTGCGGAGTCCGAGCGCCCGTTACGCCCAACCCCATTCGTATGCCGGGGCCAGTTCACCCTCGTTACGCTTCCGAAGCTGCCAGACTCCGAAGTTTTAGTGATTGGCCGCGGAGTTTGCGCCAGAAACCAGAAGAACTCGCCGAAGCGGGCTTCTTCTATACTGGCCAAGGCGATAAAACGAAGTGTTTTTATTGCGATGGTGGTCTAAAAGACTGGGAAAACGACGACGTCCCATGGGAGCAACACGCCCGCTGGTTCCATCGTTGCGCTTACGTTCAGCTGGTCAAGGGTAAAGAGTACATTCAGAAAGTCATTTCGGAGGCGAACGTCATCCCCGCCCCTGCGGAAGAAAGGGAAACGAGAGCTCCGCCGTCGACCTCCGTGGAGAAGCCTAGCGAGAAGGAGGCGAGCCCCGTGGAAGACTCGAAGCTGTGCAAGATCTGCTACAACGAGGAGCGAAACGTCTGCTTTGTGCCGTGCGGCCACGTGGTTGCCTGTGCCAAGTGCGCCCTGTCCACGGACAAATGCCCAATGTGCCGAAGGACGTTCACGAATGCAGTGCGTCTCTATTACTCGTGA